In the genome of Gordonia rubripertincta, one region contains:
- the murD gene encoding UDP-N-acetylmuramoyl-L-alanine--D-glutamate ligase: MADPRAENPASDGDPLGLAGKTVVIGGAGTAGMSAARYLVTRDVRILLADDRFAAGDAGAADRESAVAAVPGVADLIAQGAAAVAISDLLVDPSWTADTAVVIVSPGFAPTHDLVAQAAAGGVPVWGEVELAWRVDAAGLLGEPRTWLVVTGTNGKTTTTSMLADIVERSGRAGAACGNIGLPVLDAMRATPRVDVLCAELSSFQLHWAPSVAPAAGVVLNVADDHLDWHGTFDAYALAKAGALRGDIAVVGLDDAVASGLPGAGRRVGFTLNPPQDGQLGVEDGQLVDRAFGAGRLLSADAVHPAGPSGVADALAAAALALSIGVERDAVETALTDFRPAAHRGEVVATRDGIRFVDDSKATNPHAAQAAVAAYDRVVLIAGGRLKGASMDGMLTAVGDRLAGVVAIGRDRELVVEAITRHAPEVPTVTVFTGDDGTVNVHRQGQTAPVLSSIPNSSTRASGSDTAVAVMDRAVAEAWELATASDPKPDAVLLAPAAASLDMFAGYGRRGDAFAHAAQDIAGTSAAR; the protein is encoded by the coding sequence ATGGCTGATCCGCGCGCCGAGAACCCCGCGTCTGACGGCGACCCGCTGGGGTTGGCCGGGAAGACCGTGGTGATCGGCGGCGCGGGTACCGCCGGCATGTCCGCGGCCCGCTACCTGGTCACCAGGGACGTCCGCATCCTCCTCGCCGACGACCGGTTCGCCGCAGGTGATGCCGGCGCCGCCGACCGGGAGTCGGCCGTCGCCGCTGTCCCCGGGGTCGCCGACCTGATCGCCCAGGGCGCCGCCGCCGTCGCGATCTCCGATCTGCTCGTCGACCCCTCGTGGACCGCCGACACCGCGGTCGTGATCGTCTCGCCCGGATTCGCACCCACCCACGATCTCGTCGCGCAGGCTGCGGCGGGCGGTGTGCCGGTGTGGGGCGAGGTCGAGCTGGCCTGGCGGGTCGACGCCGCGGGCCTGCTCGGGGAGCCGCGGACCTGGCTGGTCGTCACCGGCACCAACGGCAAGACCACCACCACCTCGATGCTCGCCGACATCGTCGAGCGCTCCGGGCGTGCCGGCGCGGCGTGCGGCAACATCGGCCTGCCGGTCCTCGATGCCATGCGTGCGACGCCCCGCGTCGACGTGCTGTGCGCCGAGTTGTCGTCCTTCCAGCTGCACTGGGCGCCGTCGGTCGCCCCGGCCGCGGGGGTGGTGCTCAACGTCGCCGACGACCATCTCGACTGGCACGGCACCTTTGACGCCTATGCACTGGCCAAGGCCGGTGCGCTGCGCGGCGACATCGCGGTCGTCGGTCTCGACGACGCCGTCGCGTCGGGCTTGCCGGGCGCGGGGCGCCGGGTCGGCTTCACGCTCAACCCGCCGCAGGACGGCCAGCTCGGCGTCGAGGACGGGCAGCTCGTCGACCGTGCCTTCGGCGCGGGTCGTCTGCTGTCGGCGGACGCCGTGCATCCGGCCGGCCCGTCGGGCGTCGCCGACGCCCTCGCCGCCGCTGCACTCGCCCTCTCGATCGGTGTCGAACGCGACGCCGTCGAGACCGCGCTCACCGATTTCCGGCCCGCCGCCCATCGTGGCGAGGTCGTGGCGACACGCGACGGCATCCGCTTCGTCGACGACTCCAAGGCCACCAACCCGCATGCCGCCCAGGCTGCGGTCGCCGCGTACGACCGCGTGGTGCTGATCGCGGGCGGCCGGCTCAAGGGCGCGTCGATGGACGGGATGCTCACCGCGGTCGGCGATCGGCTCGCCGGGGTGGTCGCCATCGGCCGGGATCGTGAGCTGGTCGTCGAAGCGATCACGCGACACGCCCCAGAAGTCCCAACAGTCACAGTATTCACAGGGGACGATGGCACGGTGAACGTGCATCGCCAGGGTCAGACCGCACCCGTCCTCTCGTCGATCCCGAACTCGTCGACTCGAGCATCGGGGTCGGACACCGCCGTTGCCGTAATGGACCGGGCGGTCGCCGAGGCCTGGGAGCTCGCCACGGCAAGCGACCCGAAGCCCGACGCGGTGCTCCTCGCACCCGCCGCGGCGTCGCTGGACATGTTCGCCGGCTACGGCCGGCGCGGTGACGCGTTCGCGCACGCCGCACAGGACATCGCCGGCACCTCTGCCGCGCGGTGA
- the mraY gene encoding phospho-N-acetylmuramoyl-pentapeptide-transferase, producing the protein MTQILLAGAIAIAVSILLTPVLIKVFSRQGFGQEIRVEGPQSHQTKRGTPSMGGVAILAALWAGYFGSHLVGLFTDAGNGPTASGLLVLGLATALGIVGFLDDIIKIRKHRNLGLNKTAKSIGQFIAAILFGILVLQFRNDYGLTPASTHLSYVRDIDAIGLGAVVFVVFCWLVVAAWSNAVNFTDGLDGLAAGSMAMVLGSYVLVTFFQFVNACAGGAKPPSDIPTGCYQVRDPLDLAIIAVAGGGACLGFLWWNAAPAKIFMGDTGSLALGGMLAGLSITTRTELLAVVIGALFVAEIMSVVIQIAFFRTTGRRVFRMAPFHHHFELGGWAETTVIIRFWLLTAIACALGLSLFYGEFLTTNG; encoded by the coding sequence GTGACCCAGATCCTCCTCGCGGGTGCGATCGCGATCGCGGTGTCGATCCTGCTGACCCCCGTGCTCATCAAGGTGTTCTCCCGTCAGGGATTCGGCCAGGAGATCCGGGTCGAGGGCCCCCAGAGCCACCAGACCAAGCGCGGCACGCCGTCGATGGGCGGTGTCGCGATCCTCGCCGCGCTGTGGGCGGGCTACTTCGGCTCGCACCTCGTCGGGTTGTTCACCGACGCCGGCAACGGACCGACCGCGTCTGGTCTGCTCGTGCTGGGCCTCGCGACCGCACTCGGCATCGTCGGCTTCCTCGACGACATCATCAAGATCCGCAAGCACCGCAACCTGGGGCTCAACAAGACCGCGAAGTCGATCGGGCAGTTCATCGCCGCGATCCTGTTCGGCATCCTCGTGCTCCAGTTCCGCAACGACTACGGCCTCACCCCGGCCAGCACCCACCTCAGCTACGTGCGCGACATCGATGCGATCGGCCTCGGTGCGGTGGTCTTCGTGGTGTTCTGCTGGCTCGTGGTCGCCGCGTGGTCCAACGCGGTGAACTTCACCGACGGACTCGACGGCCTGGCCGCGGGTTCGATGGCGATGGTCCTCGGCTCCTACGTCCTCGTGACGTTCTTCCAGTTCGTCAACGCCTGCGCCGGCGGCGCCAAGCCGCCCAGCGACATCCCGACCGGGTGCTACCAGGTCCGCGACCCCCTCGACCTCGCGATCATCGCGGTGGCCGGCGGCGGCGCCTGCCTCGGCTTCCTCTGGTGGAACGCCGCACCGGCGAAGATCTTCATGGGTGACACCGGCTCGCTGGCGCTCGGCGGCATGCTCGCCGGCTTGTCCATCACGACCCGGACCGAACTCCTCGCGGTCGTCATCGGCGCACTGTTCGTCGCCGAGATCATGTCGGTGGTCATCCAGATCGCCTTCTTCCGGACCACCGGCCGCCGTGTGTTCCGGATGGCGCCGTTCCACCACCACTTCGAACTGGGCGGGTGGGCCGAGACGACGGTGATCATCAGATTCTGGCTGCTCACCGCCATAGCCTGTGCCTTGGGCCTGTCGCTCTTCTACGGCGAGTTCCTGACCACAAATGGCTGA
- a CDS encoding UDP-N-acetylmuramoyl-L-alanyl-D-glutamate--2,6-diaminopimelate ligase has protein sequence MTSRGSSHKGSAGRRKGKKAPGRPREVAPTAVTVLSTATGARLDLVGGADRDTSVQGVTLRAQDVQPGDLFAALPGAATHGARFADQAVAAGATAILTDPAGRAELSRVLPPETAVAVLIHPSPRTVLGSVSARVYGNPSQRLKLIGITGTSGKTTTSYLVEAALLAAGHSVGLIGTVETRVNGVAQPSSLTTPEAPTLQALLASMLEDGVDVVVMEVSSHALSLGRVDGAHFAIGAFTNLSQDHLDFHQTMRAYFDAKAQLFVPSSPNHAVRAVVCVDDEWGQRMADLARRPGEAAHLQPVTVSTGPTPAHWHAGPSDLAGDGTSHTPITEPDGDHVLVMPLPGRYNVANGLLAVAVAHAAGVPISTALDAVASVSVPGRLQRVDRGQPFLALVDYAHKPGAIEAVLATLRGQLADGPGRVAIVVGAGGDRDSGKRPLMGEAAARGAELVIVTDDNPRSEEPAAIRSEVLAGARGVDAADRPAGAEPVREVSDRAAAIAEAVAWARPGDIVLVAGKGHEAGQEINGVKHPFDDREVVAQALDELPNASTEPVGAEGDR, from the coding sequence ATGACGTCTCGTGGTTCCTCGCACAAGGGATCGGCCGGCAGACGCAAGGGCAAGAAGGCCCCCGGTCGCCCGCGCGAGGTCGCGCCGACGGCCGTGACGGTCCTGTCGACGGCCACCGGCGCGCGGCTCGACCTCGTCGGCGGCGCCGATCGCGACACCAGCGTGCAGGGCGTGACCCTGCGCGCGCAGGACGTGCAGCCCGGCGATCTGTTCGCGGCCCTGCCCGGTGCGGCCACCCATGGCGCGCGGTTCGCCGACCAGGCGGTCGCCGCCGGGGCGACCGCGATCCTGACCGATCCGGCCGGCCGCGCGGAACTGAGCCGCGTCCTGCCGCCCGAGACCGCCGTCGCGGTCCTCATCCACCCCAGTCCGCGGACCGTGCTGGGCAGCGTCAGCGCCCGCGTCTACGGGAACCCGTCGCAAAGACTGAAGCTGATCGGGATCACCGGCACGTCGGGCAAGACCACCACGTCGTATCTCGTCGAGGCCGCACTGCTCGCCGCCGGCCACTCCGTGGGACTCATCGGAACGGTCGAGACCCGCGTCAACGGCGTCGCGCAGCCGAGTTCGCTGACGACACCGGAGGCCCCGACCCTGCAGGCGCTGCTGGCGTCGATGCTCGAGGACGGTGTCGACGTCGTGGTCATGGAGGTCTCCAGCCACGCCCTGTCGCTGGGCCGCGTCGACGGCGCACATTTCGCGATCGGCGCGTTCACCAACCTCTCGCAGGACCATCTCGATTTCCACCAGACGATGCGCGCCTATTTCGACGCCAAGGCGCAGCTGTTCGTGCCGTCGTCGCCGAACCACGCGGTACGCGCCGTGGTGTGCGTCGACGACGAGTGGGGTCAGCGAATGGCCGACCTCGCCCGTCGTCCCGGCGAGGCGGCGCATCTGCAGCCGGTGACGGTGTCGACCGGTCCGACGCCCGCCCATTGGCATGCCGGGCCGTCGGATCTCGCCGGCGACGGCACCTCCCACACGCCGATCACCGAACCCGACGGCGACCACGTGCTCGTCATGCCGCTCCCGGGTCGCTACAACGTGGCCAACGGACTGCTGGCCGTCGCCGTGGCCCATGCCGCGGGTGTGCCGATCTCCACCGCCCTCGACGCGGTCGCGTCGGTGAGCGTCCCGGGACGACTGCAGCGGGTCGACCGCGGACAGCCGTTCCTCGCCCTCGTCGACTACGCCCACAAACCCGGAGCCATCGAGGCCGTCCTGGCGACCCTGCGCGGTCAGCTCGCCGACGGCCCGGGCCGCGTGGCCATCGTGGTCGGAGCCGGCGGCGACCGTGACTCGGGCAAGCGGCCGCTGATGGGGGAGGCCGCCGCACGCGGTGCCGAACTCGTCATCGTCACCGACGACAACCCGAGGTCGGAGGAACCGGCCGCCATCCGGTCCGAGGTTCTCGCCGGCGCCCGCGGCGTCGACGCCGCCGACCGCCCGGCCGGTGCCGAACCGGTACGCGAGGTCTCCGATCGTGCGGCCGCGATCGCCGAGGCCGTCGCCTGGGCGAGGCCCGGCGACATCGTGCTGGTCGCGGGCAAGGGACATGAGGCAGGGCAGGAGATCAACGGCGTGAAGCATCCGTTCGACGACCGTGAGGTCGTCGCACAAGCGCTGGACGAGTTGCCGAACGCATCCACCGAACCGGTGGGCGCGGAGGGTGATCGATGA
- a CDS encoding peptidoglycan D,D-transpeptidase FtsI family protein, whose amino-acid sequence MTRATFERLGNAPSRPGRRPGQGSRATAGGPGGRGPGKGGPRNSGGLHSFGFRTKVFGVVVLLVVLAVAGKMIVVHTIQAGSISAEAAQQREYTQVLTAKRGSILDRNGRPLAYTDEARSLTFLPKAVRKSIDEEHRKNDELPGVDERLKEIAKGVSVALGGSISEEDLLAKITGDEPFVYLARAVSPDVAKRITEEFPEVGADPESIRLYPGGSLAANVIGDVNYDGNGLIGLEASLDAILSGTDGSRTYDRGSDGAIIPGSTRNVHPAINGSTVRLTLDSDTQWFVQSEVMKAKQASGAKGASAVVLDARTGEVLAMANDGTFNAALPLSDQPKAELGNPSVTSPFEPGSVNKLVAASAAIEYGLTRPDTVHQVPGSIQMSGVTVRDAWEHGVEPYTTTGIFGKSSNVGTLMLAKRIGEERFADMLKRFGLGQRTGVGLPAESAGEVPALSQWSGGSFANLPIGQGLSMTLLQMTAMYQAIANDGLRIPPRILAGEERDGSTPEGRARPEPVRVVSEETARTVRDMFRSVVQDDPMGVQMGTGTKAAVSGYQVSGKTGTAQQVDPSCGCYSNSRYNITFAGIAPADAPRYVIGIMLDNPRRSSDGTGGQSAGPLFSTIASWLLQRAQVPLSPPTPRLTLTAK is encoded by the coding sequence ATGACACGTGCGACCTTCGAGCGACTCGGCAACGCGCCGTCTCGCCCGGGACGTCGCCCGGGCCAGGGCTCCCGTGCGACCGCCGGCGGCCCGGGTGGCCGCGGACCGGGAAAGGGCGGTCCCCGGAACAGCGGGGGACTGCACAGTTTCGGGTTCCGGACCAAGGTGTTCGGTGTCGTCGTGCTGCTCGTGGTCCTCGCGGTCGCGGGGAAGATGATCGTGGTCCACACCATCCAGGCCGGTTCCATCTCGGCCGAGGCCGCCCAGCAGCGCGAGTACACGCAGGTCCTGACGGCCAAGCGTGGTTCCATCCTCGACCGCAACGGTCGCCCGCTGGCCTACACCGACGAGGCCCGGTCACTGACGTTCCTGCCCAAGGCGGTTCGCAAGTCGATCGATGAGGAACACCGCAAGAACGACGAACTGCCCGGCGTCGACGAGCGCCTCAAGGAGATCGCCAAGGGTGTCTCGGTGGCACTCGGCGGTTCGATCAGCGAAGAAGACCTCCTCGCGAAGATCACCGGCGACGAACCCTTCGTATACCTCGCGCGGGCCGTCAGCCCCGACGTCGCCAAGCGCATCACCGAGGAGTTCCCCGAGGTGGGCGCCGACCCGGAGAGCATCCGGCTCTATCCCGGTGGTTCGCTGGCGGCCAACGTGATCGGTGACGTCAACTACGACGGCAACGGTCTCATCGGCCTGGAGGCCTCACTCGACGCGATCCTGTCCGGCACCGACGGTTCCCGTACCTATGACCGGGGATCGGACGGCGCGATCATCCCGGGAAGCACTCGCAACGTGCACCCGGCGATCAACGGCTCCACCGTCCGCCTGACCCTGGATTCGGACACCCAGTGGTTCGTGCAGAGCGAGGTCATGAAGGCCAAGCAGGCCTCCGGAGCGAAGGGCGCCTCAGCAGTCGTGCTCGACGCCCGCACCGGCGAGGTGCTGGCGATGGCGAACGACGGCACCTTCAACGCCGCGCTGCCGCTGTCGGATCAGCCGAAGGCCGAACTCGGCAACCCGTCGGTCACCTCCCCGTTCGAGCCCGGTTCGGTCAACAAGCTCGTCGCGGCCTCCGCCGCCATCGAATACGGCCTCACCCGGCCGGACACGGTCCACCAGGTGCCCGGCAGCATCCAGATGTCCGGCGTCACCGTCCGCGATGCCTGGGAGCACGGCGTCGAGCCGTACACGACCACCGGCATTTTCGGTAAGTCGTCGAACGTGGGCACGCTGATGCTCGCCAAGCGCATCGGCGAGGAGCGCTTCGCCGACATGCTCAAGCGTTTCGGGCTCGGCCAGCGCACCGGCGTCGGACTCCCGGCCGAGAGTGCCGGCGAGGTCCCCGCACTGAGCCAATGGTCGGGCGGTTCCTTCGCCAACCTGCCCATCGGACAGGGTCTTTCGATGACGCTGCTGCAGATGACCGCGATGTACCAGGCGATCGCCAACGACGGCCTGCGCATCCCGCCGCGGATTCTCGCCGGCGAGGAGCGCGACGGCAGCACCCCGGAGGGACGTGCTCGTCCCGAACCGGTCCGCGTCGTCAGCGAGGAGACCGCCCGGACGGTCCGCGACATGTTCCGATCGGTGGTGCAGGACGATCCGATGGGCGTGCAGATGGGCACCGGCACCAAGGCGGCCGTCAGCGGTTACCAGGTCTCCGGCAAGACCGGTACCGCCCAGCAGGTCGACCCGTCGTGTGGCTGCTACTCGAACTCGCGCTACAACATCACGTTCGCCGGGATCGCCCCGGCCGACGCCCCGCGGTACGTCATCGGGATCATGCTCGACAACCCGCGCCGCAGCTCCGACGGCACCGGGGGACAGTCCGCCGGACCGCTCTTCTCGACCATCGCATCGTGGCTGCTGCAGCGCGCCCAGGTCCCGCTCTCTCCGCCGACCCCGAGGCTGACCCTCACCGCGAAGTGA
- the rsmH gene encoding 16S rRNA (cytosine(1402)-N(4))-methyltransferase RsmH, whose product MDDTGDDTRRSGEFGHIPVMGRRIVELLTPALESEGRRVFLDATLGAGGHSELILDTFPNVHLVGIDRDASALDIARRRLEPHADRISLHQATFHEIADVLDDAGEESIDAALFDLGVSSMQLDQAGRGFAYSVDAPLDMRMNSDDPLTAADVLNTYSHGDLARVLSEYGEERFAGKIASAVLREREKEPFTTSARLVELLYATIPAATRRTGGHPAKRTFQALRIEVNHELDVLREALPTALSVLTVGGRVAVMSYQSLEDRIVKREFAARTTSTSPPGLPVELPGTAAEFRLVTRGAERPDDEELTINPRSAPVRVRAVERVEKKG is encoded by the coding sequence GTGGATGACACTGGTGACGACACTCGCCGCTCCGGCGAGTTCGGCCACATCCCGGTCATGGGCCGGCGGATCGTCGAATTGCTCACCCCGGCACTGGAATCAGAGGGCCGGCGAGTGTTTCTGGATGCGACGCTCGGCGCCGGTGGGCACAGCGAACTCATCCTGGACACATTCCCCAACGTGCACCTCGTCGGTATCGATCGCGACGCCTCCGCCCTGGACATCGCGCGGCGCCGGCTCGAACCACACGCGGACCGGATCTCCCTGCACCAGGCCACTTTCCACGAAATCGCCGACGTCCTCGACGACGCCGGTGAGGAATCCATCGACGCCGCCCTGTTCGATCTCGGCGTCTCGTCGATGCAGCTCGACCAGGCCGGCCGGGGCTTCGCCTACTCGGTCGACGCGCCCTTGGACATGCGGATGAACTCCGACGACCCGCTGACCGCGGCGGATGTCCTCAACACCTACAGTCACGGCGACTTGGCCCGTGTGCTCTCCGAATACGGGGAGGAGCGTTTCGCCGGCAAGATCGCCTCGGCGGTCCTGCGTGAGCGGGAGAAGGAACCCTTCACGACGAGTGCACGCCTCGTCGAACTGCTCTACGCGACGATCCCGGCGGCTACACGCCGAACCGGCGGCCACCCGGCCAAGCGCACCTTCCAGGCCCTGCGCATCGAGGTCAACCACGAACTCGACGTCCTCCGTGAGGCGTTGCCGACCGCGCTGTCGGTCCTCACGGTCGGTGGCCGTGTCGCGGTGATGAGCTACCAGTCGCTCGAGGACCGGATCGTCAAGCGGGAGTTCGCAGCTCGCACGACCTCGACCTCGCCGCCCGGCCTCCCCGTGGAGTTGCCCGGCACCGCTGCGGAGTTCCGCCTCGTGACCCGCGGCGCCGAGCGTCCCGACGACGAGGAACTGACCATCAATCCGCGATCGGCGCCGGTGCGAGTCCGGGCGGTCGAGCGAGTCGAGAAGAAGGGCTGA
- the mraZ gene encoding division/cell wall cluster transcriptional repressor MraZ: MSVRFVGTYTPKLDDKGRLTLPAKFRDALAGGVVVTKGQDHSLSVYRTEEFDAIAARIVEASRNDPDLRAFQRTFFAGSEEQRPDGQGRISLSSDHRIYAGLSKECVVFGSFDHLEIWDSAAWDEYQSQHEENFSAANSAALNAVL; this comes from the coding sequence ATGTCTGTGCGATTCGTCGGCACCTACACGCCCAAATTGGACGACAAAGGGCGACTCACGTTGCCCGCCAAGTTCCGCGATGCACTGGCAGGAGGGGTAGTGGTCACCAAAGGCCAAGACCACAGCTTGTCGGTGTACCGGACCGAAGAGTTCGATGCGATCGCGGCGAGGATCGTCGAGGCGTCACGCAACGACCCTGACCTCCGTGCGTTTCAGCGGACCTTCTTCGCCGGTTCGGAAGAACAGCGACCGGACGGCCAGGGCAGGATCAGCCTGTCCTCCGACCATCGCATCTATGCGGGACTGTCCAAGGAGTGCGTGGTGTTCGGCAGCTTCGATCACCTCGAGATCTGGGATTCGGCCGCTTGGGACGAATACCAGTCGCAGCACGAGGAGAACTTCTCGGCAGCCAACTCGGCCGCGTTGAACGCGGTCCTGTAG
- a CDS encoding DUF3040 domain-containing protein: MPLSEHEQRMLEQIESALYAEDPKFASSVKRRRLGKSSGRRRLQAVAVFVVGLVMLVGGLIVKIDIGGFPIVSLLGFLVMFGAGLFALWGDDLADSATSAPRAGGKKQSGPSGSKRKLSERMEERFNRRFEQE, translated from the coding sequence GTGCCACTTTCGGAGCACGAGCAACGCATGCTCGAACAGATCGAGAGCGCTCTGTACGCGGAAGACCCCAAGTTTGCGTCCAGTGTCAAGCGTCGTCGGCTGGGTAAGTCGAGTGGCCGTCGTCGCCTACAGGCGGTGGCAGTCTTCGTCGTCGGCCTCGTGATGCTCGTCGGCGGTCTCATCGTCAAGATCGACATCGGGGGCTTCCCGATCGTCAGCCTCCTCGGCTTCCTGGTGATGTTCGGTGCCGGCCTCTTCGCCCTCTGGGGTGACGATCTCGCCGACTCCGCGACGTCCGCGCCGCGCGCTGGAGGCAAGAAGCAGTCCGGGCCGTCCGGCTCCAAGCGCAAACTGTCGGAGCGGATGGAAGAACGATTCAACCGTCGATTCGAGCAGGAGTAG
- a CDS encoding SAV_6107 family HEPN domain-containing protein, protein MPGRPTSRRSAPVDPVMVGRARDLLQRAHLLLDNADGVSDDAERFRQFYLVALRAAGAAIAISEPVGPARRKTSNAWTRIGVVAPDLAPLAARFATLSSIRMKIESGIIRTLDPDSVAGMRLLVLDFLRKVETLVIAHEQGKFGTGDLQIGRTA, encoded by the coding sequence ATGCCCGGACGGCCCACATCCCGCCGGTCCGCCCCCGTCGACCCGGTGATGGTCGGACGTGCGCGCGATCTCCTCCAGCGTGCCCATCTCCTTCTCGACAACGCCGACGGCGTCTCCGACGACGCCGAGCGGTTCCGGCAGTTCTATCTCGTCGCACTCCGCGCGGCCGGCGCCGCGATCGCCATCAGCGAGCCGGTCGGCCCCGCCCGCCGCAAGACGTCGAACGCCTGGACTCGTATCGGTGTGGTCGCTCCCGACCTCGCCCCGTTGGCTGCGCGCTTCGCCACCCTGTCGTCCATCCGGATGAAAATCGAGTCGGGGATCATCCGAACACTCGACCCCGACAGTGTTGCCGGCATGCGGCTCCTCGTCCTCGACTTCCTCCGGAAGGTCGAAACCTTGGTCATCGCTCATGAGCAAGGCAAGTTCGGGACAGGGGACCTCCAAATCGGGCGAACTGCGTGA
- a CDS encoding GNAT family N-acetyltransferase, which translates to MTIRLVNLSGQDSRVWLEPALDVYVTAMGYPRGTEVHRASLWREHIARPGWRAIGAIATLSPHEAQSMPTSRRRVGPPVGTGPGDVLVGIAYGYTGATGQWWNQQLRLGLRQTGRSPADIEMIARDYFELTELHVHPTAQGRGIGQLLLARLLAERPERHVLLSTPEIPAEQNRAWSLYRRMGFSDVLRHFTFTGDPRPFAFLGRPLPLKLQPPPVPPQSGR; encoded by the coding sequence TTGACGATCCGTCTGGTGAACCTCAGTGGTCAGGACTCCCGAGTGTGGCTGGAGCCCGCTCTCGACGTCTATGTGACCGCGATGGGATATCCCCGCGGGACCGAGGTGCACCGAGCGTCGCTGTGGCGCGAACACATCGCGCGGCCGGGCTGGCGTGCAATCGGCGCGATCGCCACCCTGTCTCCGCACGAGGCGCAGTCGATGCCGACGTCCCGTCGCCGGGTCGGACCGCCGGTGGGTACGGGCCCCGGTGACGTCCTGGTCGGCATCGCCTACGGCTACACCGGCGCGACCGGGCAGTGGTGGAATCAGCAGCTCCGACTCGGGCTGCGGCAGACGGGACGCTCCCCCGCCGACATCGAGATGATCGCCCGGGACTACTTCGAGCTGACCGAGCTCCACGTCCACCCCACCGCACAGGGGCGCGGCATCGGACAGTTGCTGCTGGCGCGGCTGCTCGCCGAGCGCCCCGAACGCCATGTGCTGCTGTCCACGCCGGAGATCCCCGCCGAGCAGAACCGGGCGTGGTCGCTGTACCGGCGGATGGGTTTCTCGGATGTGCTCCGGCATTTCACCTTCACCGGCGACCCCCGTCCGTTCGCGTTTCTCGGCCGTCCGCTGCCGCTGAAGCTGCAGCCACCCCCCGTGCCGCCACAATCTGGAAGATAG